From Aedes albopictus strain Foshan chromosome 1, AalbF5, whole genome shotgun sequence, one genomic window encodes:
- the LOC134285451 gene encoding uncharacterized protein LOC134285451 — MPVDQSLHHAHTLDEHRSDCVQCDRLNGDENMVQCDGCQTWWHFSCAGVTDSIKDRSWSCPKCQVDDLGSIARTSRGSRCSNQSGRSARINLQLEKLNELQAIQQKFVEQKYKLLESQLELDEESESVRSKRSKVSKQASIAKVANRVKSCAEQKEDAIIPPTSTETGRPSLPPAPSNQPKPVTATASSYATVQVQQPDSGNQQSPLKHPSLPNQLSFGVAPATGALISGPTQDGDPIRQAVFNKVTGTVPLAQSTPAQMSCTEQAYKQPPPAPAVVSKSTTVPSTAPVCALPEPVSTKCFTSNPSSFPAMMLPPNPQHQLNFIPENPSTEQPFARPPSVSVQAPPQSLVEQRMPEIPRPIVSHHQQGNLGPYHVGAPMPPMLHATSTLPPAAVPYRIPTYPVFQPMYQHAPPSGPAPTVETLAAAPPAVASSYAAATPPSSPPPPPQPESPNREISFPQPPGKPDNNPLPVNVQPPSNAGNLQHLMKQFGSIALSPSQAPLLNANIATFAPSPSQLAARQVMPRDLPPFSGNPADWPVFISSFMNTTLACGYSSAENLCRLQRSLKGAAYEAVQSRLLLPESVPHIMETLHMLYGRPELLISALLDKVRSAPSPKVEKFQTIIDFGMSIQSLCDHLEVAGQATHLSNPSLLAELVAKLPPHLQMEWGSYLQGFSEVNLKTFGPFMSSVVKAVSKVTVYASSSGRPGAYVKNNSKSRGNVNSHHSDPASNSGTNAPPSREEAKPCPACKNAGHRIQDCRTFKSLSVDGRWKCVQSNELCRNCLSSHGKRSCRKTSNCGTNGCGFRHHPLLHSNRSNTDTPIQSSVNTAENHTHRQVTQSLLIRILPVTLHGPKGTVDTFAFLDDGSSLTLVEDSLAKELGVEGVAMPLCLLWTANVTRTEQGSQQMSLTISSADGKKYSLQEVQTVQELSLPMQTLSYDRLSEQFEHLKGLPVRSYTKAVPKLLIGVNNLDLMVPRKVREGLRREPVAAKTRLGWCIYGGTASDGQRSSVNYHACGCTSDQSLHDLVKDFFTTEEVIMQPVVPLVSEADKRAQRIMEETTIRVGNHFETGLLWKFDHVELPDNYSMALRRLECLEKRMDRNPDLREALQRQLEDYQLKGYAHRATEAELASADIRRVWYLPLGAVVNPRKPGKIRMIWDARAAINGISLNSVLLKGPDQLTSLPGVLVRFRQFKVGVSSDIREMFHQIFIRKEDRHSQRFLWRMNPADNPDVYLMDVATFGSTCSPASAQHIKNKNAREFQELYPRAVEGIVDNHYVDDSLESYESTEEAIRVSQEMRYVHEQGGFELRNWLSNSNDVLTALGETKSGEDKKFAAEKQGDYERVLGLLWSTLEDAFSFSTVMKQDISNLITTGERPTKRQMLKCLMSLFDPLGFLSLFVVHGKILLQEVWRTGAQWDEKVNDDLYLRWKNWTQLFEAVSRLKIPRCYFSGATKERYQNLQLHLFVDASESAYCAVAYFRTINNEGIPECALVAAKTKVAPLKTQSIPRLELLAAVLGARLSKFIEENHTLRITRKVFWSDSATVLSWLRADHRRYKQFVACRIGELLTITDVDTWRWVPSKQNPADIATKWGSGPDLNANSVWFKGPAYLGKPEAEWPTQTISTPPTEDELRPCYAHKAIQIPEQLVDITRFSRLSRAVRAAAYVYRFAENLKQKIAGRERFVGPLTSEELRKAESLLIRDAQWQCFPDELMVLQRNSLKPATEQTPLEKSSAIFQLCPILDDQGILRVDSRIGAAPNVDREAKFPVILPRKHALTTLLLDNYHRKYRHGNTETVVNEVRQRYYVPRLRTAVSSMAKTCQWCRVYKCSPKIPRMAPLPLARMASFVKPFTYTGLDFFGPLTVKIGRRNAKRWIAVFTCLTIRAVHVEVAHNLTTDSCMKCIRRFVCRRGAPAEIYSDNGTNFLGAARLLKEQVEQLAVTFTGTTTKWVFNPPGTPHMGGAWEHMVRSIKTAVETAFNNNRKLDDEALVTFMVEAESIVNSRPLTYLPLTSEENEAITPNHFLLGNSSGVRQPIAEATDPAEALRSSWHQLQHQLDVFWRRWIREYLPTLTKRPKWCGEVDPIAEGQLVLVVGEGRRNEWTRGRVVQTIKGTDGRIRQAIIQTAKGLVRRPVARLAVLEVDAGKTGPGGQCYGGESVGSGSTVGHDTVTVEPTDDKPVSVTWEEKGMTDGPIKCHAMN, encoded by the coding sequence ATGCCCGTTGACCAATCGCTGCACCACGCACACACGCTCGACGAACATCGGTCAGACTGCGTACAGTGCGATCGCCTGAACGGCGACGAAAACATGGTGCAGTGCGATGGTTGCCAAACTTGGTGGCACTTTTCGTGCGCCGGAGTAACCGATTCGATTAAGGATCGTTCTTGGTCTTGCCCAAAGTGTCAGGTGGATGACCTGGGCAGCATCGCACGGACATCTCGTGGATCCCGATGCTCGAACCAATCCGGACGGTCCGCGAGAATCAATCTGCAGCTTGAGAAGCTTAATGAGCTCCAAGCAATCCAGCAGAAGTTTGTCGAGCAGAAGTACAAACTGCTCGAATCCCAACTGGAGCTAGATGAAGAGAGCGAAAGTGTTCGAAGCAAACGCAGCAAAGTGAGCAAACAAGCCAGCATCGCGAAGGTTGCGAATAGGGTGAAAAGTTGCGCAGAGCAGAAGGAGGACGCCATCATTCCTCCCACTTCAACGGAGACAGGCCGTCCGTCGTTGCCACCAGCCCCTTCCAACCAACCGAAGCCAGTTACCGCTACCGCTAGCAGTTACGCCACAGTCCAAGTCCAGCAGCCAGATAGTGGGAATCAACAGAGTCCGCTGAAGCATCCTTCGTTGCCAAATCAACTATCGTTCGGAGTGGCTCCAGCGACAGGAGCCCTCATATCCGGTCCGACCCAGGACGGAGACCCAATCAGGCAGGCCGTCTTCAACAAGGTGACAGGAACCGTACCTCTAGCGCAGTCTACTCCAGCACAAATGTCTTGCACTGAGCAGGCATATAAACAACCTCCGCCGGCCCCAGCCGTGGTGTCCAAATCGACGACAGTGCCTTCGACGGCGCCAGTGTGCGCACTACCAGAACCGGTTTCAACAAAATGCTTCACGTCGAATCCGAGTTCGTTTCCCGCTATGATGCTTCCGCCTAACCCGCAGCACCAGTTGAACTTTATACCGGAGAACCCCTCAACCGAGCAGCCGTTTGCCAGACCTCCTTCGGTGTCTGTACAGGCCCCGCCGCAGTCTTTGGTGGAACAGAGGATGCCAGAGATTCCACGTCCAATCGTTTCACACCATCAACAAGGGAATTTGGGCCCATATCACGTTGGCGCCCCCATGCCGCCGATGCTCCACGCCACGTCGACGTTACCGCCTGCTGCGGTACCATATCGTATACCAACGTATCCTGTATTCCAGCCGATGTACCAACATGCACCACCGTCGGGACCTGCGCCAACCGTAGAAACTCTGGCGGCAGCCCCGCCGGCAGTCGCGTCTTCATACGCGGCCGCTACGCCTCCATCATCGCCGCCCCCGCCACCACAACCCGAATCTCCTAATAGAGAAATATCTTTCCCTCAGCCACCAGGTAAGCCAGATAATAATCCTCTACCAGTAAATGTTCAGCCGCCTAGTAACGCCGGCAACCTTCAGCATCTAATGAAGCAATTTGGTAGCATTGCTCTATCGCCTTCGCAAGCACCATTGCTAAATGCAAATATAGCCACTTTTGCCCCCTCCCCCTCGCAGTTAGCGGCCAGACAAGTAATGCCGCGCGACTTGCCCCCCTTTTCTGGCAATCCTGCCGATTGGCCGGTATTCATAAGCAGTTTTATGAACACTACACTAGCTTGTGGGTACTCCAGTGCCGAAAATCTTTGCCGCCTTCAGCGAAGCCTGAAAGGCGCGGCCTATGAGGCAGTTCAAAGCCGATTGCTATTGCCGGAGTCAGTGCCACACATTATGGAAACACTCCACATGCTTTACGGTCGACCAGAGTTGCTGATTTCAGCACTCTTAGACAAGGTACGTTCTGCTCCGTCACCAAAAGTTGAAAAATTCCAAACCATTATTGATTTTGGAATGTCCATTCAGAGCCTCTGCGACCACCTAGAGGTTGCAGGACAAGCCACACACCTGTCAAACCCCTCCCTCCTCGCGGAACTTGTCGCCAAACTCCCACCACACCTCCAAATGGAATGGGGttcatacctccagggattttcggaGGTCAATCTCAAGACGTTCGGCCCCTTCATGTCCAGTGTAGTGAAGGCAGTGAGCAAAGTGACAGTGTACGCTAGCAGCAGTGGAAGACCAGGTGCCTACGTGAAGAACAATTCGAAGTCGAGAGGAAATGTTAACAGCCATCATAGTGATCCAGCATCCAATTCCGGAACCAATGCGCCGCCGAGTCGCGAAGAAGCAAAGCCGTGTCCCGCCTGCAAGAACGCCGGTCATCGTATCCAGGATTGTCGCACCTTCAAATCGCTTTCCGTGGACGGACGCTGGAAGTGTGTCCAGTCAAATGAACTGTGCCGAAACTGCTTGAGTTCGCATGGAAAAAGAAGCTGTAGGAAAACCAGTAACTGTGGGACAAACGGTTGCGGATTTCGTCACCATCCGCTTCTACACTCGAATCGTAGCAACACCGATACGCCGATACAGTCGTCGGTGAACACGGCAGAAAATCACACTCATCGTCAGGTGACGCAGTCGCTGCTCATTAGAATTCTTCCTGTGACGTTGCACGGGCCCAAGGGAACAGTGGATACTTTCGCGTTCCTCGACGATGGATCCTCTCTAACGCTGGTCGAGGACAGTCTGGCCAAGGAACTTGGAGTCGAAGGAGTAGCAATGCCATTGTGTCTGCTGTGGACGGCGAACGTTACACGCACCGAACAAGGATCACAGCAAATGTCGCTGACCATTTCGTCCGCCGATGGAAAGAAGTACTCACTACAAGAAGTTCAAACTGTTCAGGAGTTGTCGTTGCCCATGCAAACCCTCTCGTATGATCGCCTGTCCGAACAATTTGAACACCTTAAGGGTCTTCCAGTTAGAAGTTACACCAAGGCAGTACCGAAGCTGCTGATCGGAGTTAACAACTTGGACTTGATGGTTCCGCGGAAAGTGCGTGAAGGACTGCGGCGCGAACCTGTTGCTGCGAAAACCAGGCTAGGGTGGTGCATCTATGGAGGGACAGCAAGCGATGGCCAAAGATCATCAGTCAACTACCATGCCTGCGGATGTACGTCGGATCAATCCCTACATGATCtcgtcaaggacttctttactacGGAGGAAGTCATCATGCAGCCCGTCGTTCCCCTAGTATCCGAGGCAGACAAGCGCGCTCAACGAATAATGGAGGAAACTACGATCCGAGTAGGCAATCACTTCGAGACCGGCCTATTATGGAAGTTCGACCACGTAGAGCTTCCAGACAACTACAGCATGGCCCTTCGGCGTTTAGAGTGTCTTGAAAAACGTATGGATCGGAACCCGGATCTTCGAGAAGCTTTGCAACGTCAGCTGGAAGACTATCAGCTGAAAGGCTACGCGCATCGTGCCACAGAAGCGGAGTTAGCTAGCGCCGACATTCGTCGAGTATGGTATTTGCCGCTAGGAGCGGTAGTAAATCCTCGAAAACCAGGCAAGATCCGAATGATTTGGGATGCTAGAGCGGCCATAAACGGGATTTCTCTGAATTCGGTACTGCTGAAGGGTCCTGACCAGCTGACATCACTTCCTGGTGTTCTCGTGCGCTTCCGTCAGTTCAAGGTGGGCGTCTCCTCCGACATACGAGAGATGTTCCACCAAATCTTTATACGTAAGGAGGATCGTCACTCGCAGCGGTTTCTGTGGCGGATGAATCCCGCAGACAATCCCGACGTGTATCTCATGGATGTCGCCACATTCGGCTCAACGTGTTCCCCTGCGTCTGCTCAACACATTAAAAACAAGAACGCTAGGGAGTTCCAAGAGCTGTATCCACGAGCAGTCGAAGGCATAGTGGACAACCATTACGTAGACGACTCCCTGGAAAGCTACGAATCAACGGAGGAGGCGATCAGGGTGTCCCAAGAAATGCGTTATGTCCACGAACAGGGCGGTTTCGAGTTGAGGAACTGGCTGTCAAACAGTAACGACGTTCTGACCGCTTTAGGTGAAACCAAATCAGGAGAAGATAAGAAATTTGCAGCGGAAAAACAAGGCGACTATGAGCGAGTTCTCGGACTCTTGTGGTCGACGCTGGAAGATGCCTTCAGCTTCTCGACCGTGATGAAACAAGATATTTCCAATCTGATTACGACTGGCGAACGCCCTACAAAAAGGCAGATGCTGAAATGTCTGATGTCACTTTTCGATCCACTGGGATTCCTGAGCCTGTTTGTAGTACACGGGAAGATTCTCCTGCAAGAAGTGTGGAGAACGGGAGCACAGTGGGACGAAAAGGTCAACGATGATCTTTACCTACGGTGGAAAAATTGGACCCAACTGTTCGAAGCCGTTAGTCGACTCAAAATACCTCGCTGTTACTTCTCAGGTGCAACCAAAGAACGGTATCAAAATCTACAACTACACCTGTTTGTAGACGCCAGCGAGTCGGCGTACTGTGCGGTTGCCTATTTCCGGACGATCAacaatgaaggaattcccgaatgtgCACTCGTGGCAGCCAAAACAAAGGTGGCCCCGCTGAAGACTCAATCGATTCCGCGCTTGGAACTGCTGGCCGCTGTACTTGGCGCACGATTATCGAAGTTCATCGAGGAGAATCATACCCTGCGGATCACCAGGAAGGTGTTTTGGAGCGATTCAGCAACGGTCCTTTCATGGTTACGAGCTGATCATCGAAGGTATAAACAGTTCGTCGCGTGTAGAATTGGAGAACTACTGACGATCACCGATGTGGACACTTGGCGTTGGGTTCCCTCCAAGCAGAATCCGGCAGACATTGCGACGAAGTGGGGAAGTGGTCCGGATCTTAACGCAAACAGTGTCTGGTTCAAGGGTCCGGCATATCTTGGGAAGCCCGAAGCAGAGTGGCCCACGCAAACTATTTCTACGCCACCCACGGAAGATGAGCTTCGCCCATGTTATGCGCACAAAGCGATACAGATCCCGGAACAGCTGGTAGACATCACCCGCTTTTCTCGGCTATCCAGAGCAGTTCGCGCTGCCGCCTATGTATATCGTTTCGCTGAAAATCTGAAGCAGAAAATCGCTGGGCGCGAACGGTTCGTAGGTCCTTTGACCTCCGAGGAACTTCGAAAAGCAGAGAGTCTGCTTATACGCGACGCCCAATGGCAATGCTTTCCGGATGAATTGATGGTTCTACAACGAAACAGTTTGAAGCCGGCGACCGAGCAAACACCGTTAGAGAAAAGCAGCGCCATTTTTCAACTCTGTCCAATCTTGGACGATCAGGGCATTCTTCGAGTGGACAGTAGAATCGGAGCGGCTCCAAACGTCGATAGGGAAGCAAAGTTTCCGGTTATCCTTCCAAGAAAACATGCGCTGACTACTCTACTGCTAGATAACTACCATCGTAAATACCGTCATGGGAATACCGAAACAGTAGTCAACGAAGTCCGTCAACGATACTACGTTCCACGACTCCGGACGGCGGTAAGCAGTATGGCCAAGACTTGTCAGTGGTGTCGAGTCTACAAGTGTTCACCGAAGATTCCTCGCATGGCACCGTTACCGCTGGCTCGGATGGCCTCCTTTGTAAAACCCTTCACGTACACGGGTCTGGACTTCTTTGGACCGCTGACAGTGAAGATCGGAAGGAGAAACGCGAAACGCTGGATTGCTGTATTCACGTGCCTAACAATAAGAGCGGTGCACGTGGAAGTGGCGCATAATTTGACCACGGACTCTTGCATGAAATGTATCCGACGGTTCGTCTGCCGCAGAGGGGCGCCTGCCGAAATCTACTCGGACAACGGCACAAATTTCCTGGGTGCCGCTAGATTGTTGAAGGAGCAAGTAGAGCAACTAGCCGTCACTTTCACGGGAACTACTACCAAATGGGTGTTTAACCCGCCAGGCACTCCGCACATGGGCGGGGCATGGGAGCATATGGTTCGCTCCATTAAAACTGCTGTCGAGACGGCGTTCAACAACAACCGCAAGCTGGACGACGAAGCGTTGGTCACTTTCATGGTGGAGGCCGAATCCATAGTAAACAGCCGGCCTTTAACCTATCTGCCGTTGACGTCGGAAGAAAACGAGGCAATAACTCCGAATCACTTCCTGCTCGGCAACTCAAGCGGAGTCCGGCAACCGATAGCTGAAGCAACAGATCCGGCCGAAGCCTTAAGATCGTCGTGGCATCAACTGCAGCATCAACTAGACGTTTTCTGGAGGAGATGGATAAGGGAGTACCTCCCCACCCTGACTAAGCGACCGAAGTGGTGTGGTGAAGTGGATCCCATAGCTGAAGGACAGTTAGTGCTGGTAGTTGGTGAGGGGCGAAGGAATGAGTGGACAAGAGGTCGAGTTGTGCAAACAATCAAGGGGACAGATGGGAGGATTCGGCAAGCTATCATACAAACTGCAAAGGGGCTTGTGCGCAGGCCTGTGGCTAGGCTGGCGGTATTAGAGGTAGATGCTGGTAAAACTGGACCTGGTGGCCAGTGTTACGGGGGAGAGAGTGTTGGTTCTGGCAGCACTGTCGGTCACGATACCGTGACGGTTGAACCGACCGATGACAAGCCTGTCAGCGTGACATGGGAAGAAAAGGGAATGACAGATGGACCAATCAAATGTCATGCAATGAATTAG